From the genome of ANME-2 cluster archaeon:
CGCTGCCCAGTGATTTTTCAGGGAGCAGGGATATCAACCAGGCCCTCCAGCTCAAGGACAAAGGGAAAAAGACAGCCGGGTACGTGGTCATCAAGAACAAAAAGTATGAAGAGTTCGCTGCCGAGCTGGGCAGGGTGTGCGATTATGTCATCGTGGTAGGCACGGACTGGAAGGTCATCCCGCTCGAGAACCTCATTGCAGGTCTCCAGGAAATGGATGTGGATATCATTGCAGGGGTCAGGAATGCAGAGGAGACCAGGCTCACGCTCGAAACCATGGAACACGGCTCAGAGGGCGTGCTGCTGGATACCGATGATGTATCAGAGATCAAGAGGGTCGTCAAGGCTGTTGAAAAGACAGGACTTGAAGAAACGAAATTGAACACCGCCATCATTACCAGGGTCAAGCAGGTAGGTATGGGGGACAGGGTATGCGTGGATACCTGCTCACTGATGAGCGTGGGCGAGGGCATGCTGGTAGGCAGCCAGTCCAACGGCCTGTTCCTGGTACATTCGGAATCAGAGGACAGCCCCTACGTGGCAGCCAGGCCATTCCGCGTGAACGCTGGCGCGGTACATGCCTATGTCAAGATAGGCGAAAAGACCCAGTACCTCTCTGAACTGGGTGCCGGTGATGAAGTGCTTGTCGTCAATTCAAAAGGCGAGCAGCGGCCTGCCATTGTCGGACGCATCAAGATCGAGAAGCGGCCCATGGTACTGGTGGAAGCAAAAGTAGGCGATGCAACCATCAAGACCATACTCCAGAATGCCGAGACCATCAAACTGGTCGGCAAGGACGGCAAACCCATATCTGTCGCCGTACTCAAAGAAGGCGATGAAGTGCTGGCATATTTTGAGGACACTGCCCGGCATTTCGGCATGAAGGTAGATGAGACCATTATCGAGAAATAATACTGCAGATTGACATGGTTTGGATAGGAAACGTTGACCTGGGAAAGGGGCCGGGTATAGTGGCTGCCATTGGCAGCGATGCCCTCAATACGGCAAAGCGGGCCAGAGTACTGGGCGCCAGCATACTTGAGGTCAGGCTTGACCTGCTCGGTATCAGGGACGCTGATGAGGCGACAGCCTTACTGGACGACATGAAGGTCCAGGTGGGCCTACCCATCATTGCCACCAACCGGTGTACCAAAGAAGGCGGGCAGTGGAGCGGTAGTGAAGCTGGCAGGATAGACCTGCTTCTCTCAACCATATCAAGGGCAGATGCGGTAGATATCGAACTCTCCGCCCCTTTGCGAAGCAAAGTGGGCGATACCGTGAAGTCTGCCGGTAAAACACTTATTATCTCATCCCATGATTTCAGGACAACACCATCATCTGATGCCATGTTGTCCATACTGGTACAGGAAAAGGAAGCCGGAGCGGACATTGCCAAACTGGCAGTGACCCCTGCCGGGACAGACGATACCCTGCGCCTGCTGGAAGTGACACACCAGGCCGGTTTTCCGGTATGCACCATTGCGATGGGCCGGCAGGGTGCACATACCAGGGTGGTGGCGCCGCTCTATGGCTCGGTGCTTACCTATGGTGCCGTGGATGAAGCAGTGGCACCGGGACAGCTTAAGATAGATGAATTGAAACATATGCTGGAGTTACTATCATGAAAACCTTATATGCAGTATTTGGCGACCCTGTAGGGCACAGCCTGTCCCCGGTCATGCACAATGCTGCCTTTGCGGCACTGGGCATGGACTGCGAGTATCACAAGTTCAGGGTCACGAAAGATGACCTCAAAGACGCGATCCATGGTGCAAAGGCCATGGGTTTTGGCGGGTTGAACCTGACCATACCCCTGAAGGAAAGAGCCCTCAGGCTGGTTGAGCCCGACCCCCTGGCAGAGGCTGTGGGTGCAGTGAATACTATCGAATTCAGGGGAAACGGTCTGGTGGGTCACAATACTGACGGGATAGGTGCATTGAATGCCTTGAAATCTGCAGGAATTGTAATCCCCCATAGTATTGTGCTGATCCTGGGTGCAGGAGGAGCTGCCAGGGCTGTGGCGTACCAGCTCGCCTCGCACGGCGCCCGGGTAACCATCGCCAACAGGACAGCGAAGAGGGCGGTGGAGCTGGCAGAAAATGTCAGTTCGGTGGGACGGGCTGAAGGTACCGGTCTGGAAGACCTGC
Proteins encoded in this window:
- a CDS encoding 3-dehydroquinate synthase II, with amino-acid sequence MKKKSLWIKADAGDWDERKLRITTGLESGADFVLVNEDDTAKVRELGTIKVAAFVRDGKSKADVFVVGKHSEGDGTNPLPSDFSGSRDINQALQLKDKGKKTAGYVVIKNKKYEEFAAELGRVCDYVIVVGTDWKVIPLENLIAGLQEMDVDIIAGVRNAEETRLTLETMEHGSEGVLLDTDDVSEIKRVVKAVEKTGLEETKLNTAIITRVKQVGMGDRVCVDTCSLMSVGEGMLVGSQSNGLFLVHSESEDSPYVAARPFRVNAGAVHAYVKIGEKTQYLSELGAGDEVLVVNSKGEQRPAIVGRIKIEKRPMVLVEAKVGDATIKTILQNAETIKLVGKDGKPISVAVLKEGDEVLAYFEDTARHFGMKVDETIIEK
- the aroD gene encoding type I 3-dehydroquinate dehydratase; protein product: MVWIGNVDLGKGPGIVAAIGSDALNTAKRARVLGASILEVRLDLLGIRDADEATALLDDMKVQVGLPIIATNRCTKEGGQWSGSEAGRIDLLLSTISRADAVDIELSAPLRSKVGDTVKSAGKTLIISSHDFRTTPSSDAMLSILVQEKEAGADIAKLAVTPAGTDDTLRLLEVTHQAGFPVCTIAMGRQGAHTRVVAPLYGSVLTYGAVDEAVAPGQLKIDELKHMLELLS
- the aroE gene encoding shikimate dehydrogenase, producing the protein MKTLYAVFGDPVGHSLSPVMHNAAFAALGMDCEYHKFRVTKDDLKDAIHGAKAMGFGGLNLTIPLKERALRLVEPDPLAEAVGAVNTIEFRGNGLVGHNTDGIGALNALKSAGIVIPHSIVLILGAGGAARAVAYQLASHGARVTIANRTAKRAVELAENVSSVGRAEGTGLEDLPGLVEQSHIIINTTSVGMHPDTDQTLVTGDMMHAGHVVFDLVYSPLETRLLKEAKKAKAITVDGIKMLVLQGAESFRIWTGIEPPADIMERAVRDVLGKQ